The proteins below come from a single Triticum aestivum cultivar Chinese Spring chromosome 5D, IWGSC CS RefSeq v2.1, whole genome shotgun sequence genomic window:
- the LOC123120569 gene encoding WRKY transcription factor 44 has protein sequence MRPAGAASASTAGEDGNERVLSYGDVVLLRSDLSILRGPHFLNDRIIAFYLAHLSAAFEGDDDGDLLLLPPSIPYLLSNLPDPDSVAAVAEPLRLASRSLVLLPVNDNPDASVAEGGSHWTLLVLDATNGASRPRFVHHDSLGVLNSDAARQLAAVLRPLLPGAAYGALLVEGPTPMQANGHDCGVYVIALARAICNWWRDRRGQQQEGGADWFDTVRKEVDAESVKAMRAELLHLIARLIQDKEDEKKNKAVVVFPYRQEYMFQIYDTLQSETCRHKWKMQSQEKITPVKPVASRPFSSFTSFSKLLKDFTATGSAKITSPGETVIVRRPKATRFAPPPSDLSAGVAASMLQDAGLDTTREKMVIDPEQVVSCDQMTAFHDINKPIHSVKNRLSYDGYNWRKYGQKQVKGSEFPRSYYKCTHPTCPVKRKVETTVDGQIAEIVYNGEHNHPQPHPPKKPVSSASTEVVVPDAHGNNDAGAESQLGECNLALVSDPVAAAFKSSCDYVDEFGNTGPVYHCNTSPKEKQSSIANGLPSSGEAAPAFQPPTECRSSGDAAFRWRKYGQKAVNGNSFPRSYYRCSTARCNARKFVERSSDNSLVTTYEGKHNHVQLR, from the exons atgcgtcccGCCGGtgcggcctccgcctccaccgccggcgAGGATGGGAACGAGCGCGTGCTGAGCTACGGCGACGTCGTGCTCCTCCGCTCCGACCTTTCCATCCTCCGTGGTCCCCACTTCCTCAATGACCGCATCATCGCCTTCTACCTCGCCCACCTATCCGCCGCCTTcgaaggcgacgacgacggcgacctcctcctcctgccGCCCTCCATACCCTACCTCCTGTCGAATCTCCCGGACCCGGACTCCGTCGCCGCCGTCGCTGAGCCGCTCCGCCTTGCCTCCCGcagcctcgtcctcctccccgtcaACGACAACCCCGACGCCTCGGTCGCCGAAGGCGGCTCCCACTGGACCCTCCTCGTCCTCGACGCCACAAACGGCGCCTCCCGCCCGCGCTTCGTCCACCACGACAGCCTCGGCGTCCTCAACTCCGACGCCGCGCGCCAGCTCGCCGCCGTGCTCCGCCCGCTGCTCCCCGGTGCCGCCTACGGGGCCCTGCTCGTCGAGGGCCCTACCCCGATGCAGGCCAACGGACACGACTGCGGCGTCTACGTCATTGCATTGGCCAGGGCTATCTGTAACTGGTGGAGGGACCGTCGAGGGCAGCAGCAGGAGGGTGGAGCAGATTGGTTCGACACGGTGAGGAAGGAGGTGGACGCCGAAAGCGTCAAGGCAATGAGGGCCGAGCTGCTGCACCTGATCGCTCGCCTCATCCAAGACAAGGAGgatgagaagaagaacaaggccg TTGTAGT TTTCCCTTACAGGCAAGAGTACATGTTCCAGATCTATGATACTCTGCAAAGTGAAACATGCAGACA CAAG TGGAAGATGCAAAGTCAAGAGAAGATAACACCTGTGAAGCCTGTAGCCTCCAGGCCTTTCTCCAGTTTCACTTCCTTCTCGAAGCTCTTGAAAGACTTCACTGCGACTGGTTCCGCGAAGATCACCTCTCCAGGAGAGACTGTTATAGTTAGGCGGCCGAAGGCAACACGTTTCGCACCGCCACCAAGTGATCTATCTGCAGGAGTTGCTGCAAGCATG TTACAGGATGCTGGTTTAGATACCACACGTGAAAAAATGGTCATCGATCCAGAACAAGTAGTCTCCTGTGACCAGATGACGGCATTCCACGATATCAACAAACCAATTCACAGTGTGAAAAACCGTCTGTCCTATGATGGCTACAATTGGAGGAAGTATGGGCAGAAGCAAGTGAAAGGGAGCGAGTTCCCGCGGAGCTACTACAAGTGCACTCACCCAACCTGCCCTGTCAAGAGGAAAGTGGAGACAACAGTAGATGGCCAAATTGCGGAAATTGTGTACAACGGTGAACACAACCATCCCCAGCCCCATCCACCAAAAAAGCCAGTGTCATCGGCAAGTACAGAAGTTGTGGTCCCTGACGCCCATGGCAACAATGATGCTGGAGCAGAAAGCCAGCTAGGAGAGTGCAACCTCGCTCTTGTTTCAGATCCTGTTGCCGCGGCATTCAAAAGCAGCTGTGATTACGTCGATGAATTTGGAAACACTGGTCCGGTCTATCACTGCAACACAAG CCCAAAGGAGAAGCAATCAAGTATCGCAAATGGCCTGCCTTCttctggtgaggctgctcctgcaTTCCAGCCTCCAACAGAATGCAGGTCGTCTGGGGATGCAGCATTCCGTTGGCGCAAGTATGGTCAGAAGGCTGTTAATGGTAATTCATTTCCAAG GAGCTACTACAGATGCAGCACAGCAAGATGCAACGCACGCAAGTTCGTGGAGCGTTCATCGGACAATTCGCTGGTAACCACATATGAGGGAAAGCACAACCATGTGCAACTTCGATGA
- the LOC123120568 gene encoding protein TONNEAU 1b: protein MDDYAREMMELKTLVTRTLEKKGVLAKIRAELRASVFEAIEEEDRVIEENEDGGNPALLGSCNDRAKQLHASPSGRLLTALIGEYLEWAQLSHTMKVYLPECNLPKDFWKNELKDFSNKNGAEGSRSAESGPMLLDVLEGYLKYENLSQTRMAGRRMINSEPEPTLNTEHRNMRRPPSSSSVAGMPPMGRQMPPSQTSDRRGGSSASNTRKDEYNWGYDADDLSEEVLRTSTALENIQLDRKARNLTTSWRHPGNGAE from the exons ATGGACGACTACGCGCGGGAGATGATGGAGCTCAAGACGCTCGTCACCCGCACCCTCGAGAAGAAGGGCGTCCTCGCCAAGATTAGG GCTGAACTGAGAGCAAGTGTGTTTGAGGCTATAGAAGAGGAGGACCGTGTGATAGAGGAGAACGAAGATGGCGGGAATCCTGCTTTACTTGGTAGCTGCAACGACCGTGCTAAGCAGCTGCATGCTTCACCGTCAG GTAGGTTATTAACAGCACTTATAGGTGAATACTTGGAGTGGGCCCAGCTAAGTCACACGATGAAAGTTTATTTGCCAGAATGTAATCTG CCCAAGGACTTTTGGAAGAATGAGCTAAAGGATTTCTCTAACAAAAATGGGGCTGAAGGGAGCAGGAGCGCCGAGAGTGGTCCCATGCTTCTAGATGTTCTTGAAGGATATCTTAAATATGAG AATTTGTCTCAAACGAGGATGGCTGGTAGGAGAATGATCAATTCTGAACCTGAGCCAACATTGAATACTGAGCACCGGAACATGAGGAGGCCACCATCTTCATCTTCAGTCGCTGGCATGCCTCCTATGGGAAG GCAAATGCCACCATCGCAGACATCAG ACCGAAGAGGGGGCTCTTCCGCTTCCAATACAAGGAAAGATGAGTACAACTGGGGATATGATGCGGATGATCTTTCGGAGGAAGTATTGCGTACATCCACTGCTCTAGAGAACATCCAGTTAGACCGGAAAGCCCGAAACCTGACAACATCTTGGAG GCATCCAGGCAATGGTGCCGAGTAA
- the LOC123124628 gene encoding enoyl-[acyl-carrier-protein] reductase, mitochondrial: protein MASALRLMPSTATRLRFRPRLSFSTAASLFSPPSKAVLYDQHGPPDQVLRVEDVPPVELGERGVCVKMLAAPINPSDINRVQGVYPVRPPLPAAVAGYEGVAQVHAVGPAVTRPLSPGDWVIPSPPSFGTWQTYIVKPEDVWHKVRDDVPVEYAATVTVNPLTALRMLQDFVKLKPGDAVVQNGSTSIVGQCVIQLAKVQGIRTINIIRDRPGSEEAKEKLKQLGADEVFTESQLDVKNVKSLLGALPEPALGFNCVGGNAASLILKLLRQGGTMVTYGGMSKKPVTVSTSSFIFKDLSLRGFWLQKWMNSDKSEECRTMIDYLLGLVHEGKLKYEMELTPFSEFSMALDKALGKHGSQPKQVLRF, encoded by the exons ATGGCGTCGGCACTCCGCCTGATGCCGTCGACGGCGACGCGCCTCCGCTTTCGTCCCCGCCTCTCTTTCTCAACCGCTGCGTCGCTCTTCTCACCGCCCTCCAAGGCCGTCCTCTACGACCAACACGGCCCGCCCGACCAAGTCCTCAG GGTGGAGGATGTGCCACCGGTGGAACTCGGGGAGCGCGGCGTCTGCGTGAAGATGTTAGCCGCACCCATCAACCCCTCCGACATCAACCGCGTCCAGGGCGTCTACCCCGTCAGGCCtcccctccccgccgccgtcgctgGGTACGAGGGCGTCGCCCAGGTCCACGCCGTTGGCCCCGCCGTCACCCGCCCCCTCTCCCCCGGCGACTGGGTCATCCCTTCCCCGCCCTCCTTCG GAACATGGCAGACCTACATTGTGAAGCCGGAAGATGTGTGGCACAAGGTCCGTGACGATGTTCCGGTGGAATACGCTGCCACTGTCACGGTCAACCCCTTGACAGCGCTCAGGATGCTGCAGGACTTTGTGAAACTCAAACCTG GTGATGCTGTTGTCCAGAACGGCTCGACCAGCATCGTTGGTCAGTGTGTTATTCAGCTCGCCAAAGTGCAGGGAATTCGCACCATCAACATCATAAGGGACAG GCCTGGGtcagaagaagcaaaagagaaacTTAAACAGCTTGGTGCAGATGAGGTCTTCACCGAAAGTCAGCTAGATGTAAAGAATGTCAAGAGCTTGCTG GGCGCTTTACCAGAACCTGCATTAGGATTTAACTGCGTTGGAGGAAATGCTGCATCTTTGATACTGAAGTTATTAAG GCAAGGAGGCACCATGGTGACATATGGCGGAATGTCCAAGAAACCTGTGACTGTTTCTACTTCGTCTTTCATATTTAAG GATCTTTCCCTCAGAGGGTTCTGGCTACAGAAGTGGATGAATTCGGACAAGTCAGAGGAATGTAGAACAATGATAGACTACCTCTTGGGCCTTGTGCATGAAGGCAAACTTAAATATGA GATGGAGTTGACCCCCTTCAGCGAGTTCAGCATGGCTCTTGATAAGGCCCTTGGAAAACACGGAAGCCAGCCAAAGCAGGTTCTTAGGTTCTGA